From the genome of Triticum aestivum cultivar Chinese Spring chromosome 1A, IWGSC CS RefSeq v2.1, whole genome shotgun sequence:
GACCTGGAAAGAACATCTCTACCAAGGCAAAGACCTGTGTCTGAAGAAAGACACCTAACAACTAGAGGCCTATTATGAATTATTTTTTTTGGCCTAGAGGGAGTACTAAGGAACGAGGGACACAAGAATAGAAATCCCTTTTATCAAATGGCCTGAAAGTTTTACCACAAAATCTCAGTTCCATTTACCAAACCATTTCGCTCCAGTAACTCTTGAAAATATCTGTCCAGAACCTTACTTGGATCAGCAGGACCAACCAAGAGCTGTTCTAGACTTGTCAGTGGCATAGACCACCTACTGGGGGTCTGGTCGACACCCCAGACAAGATGCGCCAGGCATGCGTGTCCCCGTGCGctagtgcacgcggtgaccatgcTGCCGGCATGCCATGAGCGCGCTCCGGCTGCCCCGGGTTGTACACGAGAGCCGACAGCCTCATTACCGTCCACGTACGCCCTCTAGACCCCGCGCCGCCTCTTAAATCCGACCAGTAAGGCACTGTCTGTTTCCGCTCATCTTTAGCGCCTTTTACTATCTTCCCCGCTATCACGTTTCCGCGATAGCCAGCGCAACTGTAGCTAAGCTAACTCGCGTCCATGGCGGCATACGGCGAGAATCAAGCGCCAGGAAGGctttcttccccagctccggcagCCTCTCGGCCACCACCCCTGCCAGACTCCCTatgttccaaattacttgtcgcagaaattgatgtatctacaattaaaatacatctagatacatctatttctgcgACGAATAATTCAGAACGGAGGATGCAACCACCTGCTCGCCATAGCCGCAACAGCGGAGTCGAAGCAGAACAGTAATAAATAAAATAAGACGCAAGCTGTCCGATCTTCATGCCCTTGTAGCGGCGTGTCTCAAGTCCCGGGGAGGTACGTGGGATCTGCAACATCTACTACTTGTTAGTTTAACAAGTTACCACAAGAAACAATGGTCCTGGCTTATTACGGTTCTTGAACATCTCCCTGCAGCCGATCGATGATACCGTCTCCCCCGCTTTGTTTCCTTGTATGCATGGCACATTGCTCAAGCTTTGTGGAAGTGAGGAACTTTGCTGGTTTACACAATCTGTTTGGCCTTCGTGATGTGAGTATTGGGCAGTTGGAAACTACTCCCTTCCTCCGTCcggaaaatacttgtcatcaaaatgaataaaagagaaTGTATCTAGATGATTAAAATGAGCTGTTGAACAAGTCTGGTCAGTTGATACCCCGCAGCGCGGAGCTCCTAATTCGTGTGCTTACCGGTGGTTTCTCGAGGGAGCCTTGTGATGGGAAAGAAGTTTCAACACTGCTGTGTGATGGATTACCACTGCTGGAAGTTGCCTCAGCACTTTCTGCTTTGTGTCAATTCTCAATGACTTCTTGGTGTTGTTTTCCGTGAAATTTTGTATAAAAGGAAGCATCTAAAGCTTTTGACTGTCACGCTATCTTGTATGAGGGTTGACCTTGCGGCTCCCTCCTCTCGCTTCAGTCCCCCTCATGGGCTGACACGGTAGGTTCCAACAGTTGCCGCCGAGACCTCCCCCAGTGACCCAcctccccaccgccgctgccggtgGTCGGCGTCGGATAAAGCCCGTGCGTGCGATGGCGGCGGCAGAGggcctctcctccctctcccggaTCAGCAGGCGCCGCGGGCGCCCAGATCCCCCCCGACAACGGCATGCGCGGGCGCCGAGGTCCATGCAGTGCGGGTCTCCTTGCGGTGGCGGTTCTCGTCATTTTGGTCCTCGTGGAGGAATCTGGACCTGGGGCGGTGGCCCCAGTAGGCGTGGCGGTGGCGCCCTTGGCTGGCGGCGCTCGCAGGTGATGGATGGACGGCGTCTTGACAGCGTGGGCGGTGAGTTTCCTGTTGATCTCCTCCCCACTGTAGCCTCTCTCTCGCCGCACTTGGTGGCTTGCGGTCTCAGTCGTTGGCCTCGGTGCGTTCGTTGGGCTGGTAGAGGTGGCATCGGACCGAAGGAATCTGGACCTGGGGCGGTGGCCCCGGTAGTTGTGGCGGCGGCGCCCTTGGCTGGCGAAGCTCACGGGTGGTGGATGGACGGCATCTTGACCGTGTGGGCGGTGAGTTTCCTATGGATCTCCTCCCCACTGGAGCCTCTCTCTCGCTGCACTTGGTGGCTTGCGGTCTCAATCGTTGGCCTCGGTGCGTTCGCTGGGGCTGGTAGAGGTGGCATCGGATTGGAGGAAACTCTGGATGGCTAGATCATCTCGACGGTGGCAATGACCAAGGTCGTTGTTCTCCTCCTTCCAGGCGCCCTCGAGGTCCCTACCCTCCACCCCGACCCCATGCCCGGGTGCAGACCCAAAATCTCCTCAAACTGGGTGACGGTGGCACTACGTGTGTTGTGCCCTTCTTGGAGGTGCCGTCTGGGGCGTTCCGGTGCTCGGTTAGAGGAACTGGAGCCGGAGGGGATGGGACTAGTGGCAGCAGGTGGTGTTCGCGAAGGAGGAGCGGCTGGCATCTGGCACATCGACAACGGTGGGTCTCGGCGGTgagcgtgtgatgatggacgagcgcaagATGGTGGCATTGTCAGGTGTGCTGGTGACGTCGACGACAGctaggcctggcaaggtcgatgcGCCAGTAAATTCTCCGAAGATGGACCGGTGGAAGAAGGTGGCGGCAGCCTCTGTAGCATGCGCGTGCGGTGACACTGACagtgcgccggaccggtgtgtgccccagacccggcaatgCGGCTTGGTTGGGGCTTCCGGCTTTAGATGTGTGGTTTTGGTGTGAGGTTTGGGTATGCGGCTCAGACAATCCGCACCCCCTCATCAAGTTGGTTTTCGATAAAGGGTATATATTAAAATCGCGAAcataccaattacacccagcctctgcaccaACAAGATGTCCAAAGTTCAAGGATGCATACAaccaagaaaaataaataaaaaagagagaaatagaaAACAAAGACCCTGCCCACGGTGATGAAACACTCGCAACAACAACAACACTCTAACCACCGCCGAAGACAACACCCAAACCACAAAAGAGATTATCTAAAAATGGCGTCTCcaagaaggaaacaatgcacaaACATTGATGTCGCCAGATCAAAGATCTTGAGTTTTTACCCTAGAGAAAGTCAGAGTTCACAAAACAACGCCTTCAGCAAGGCCATTGCCAGGCACAACTAATGAAGGTCAGACCTTGGGTTTTTACCCTGGAAATCGTGACTCAGTAATCGAGAAGCACCACCCAATATGCAGTCCACATGTGCTGCGACCCCCTTGCCAAGGCCGCTGCTGCAAGTCACCACCCGACACACTGGAAGAACCTGTGCCGCCAATCTTCATTGCCACCAATACACTTCTCCAACATTACAAATCTCTGATCACAACCACCATGACTTTCTCCACCTCTGTCAATACCATGGAAATCTATATTTAGACATGTCCCATGGCACTGACAAAAAGGCGAAGCTTTGCGCCATGCCCTCATGAAGCCTCACTGGACGAAGATAAGGGAGTGCACGACCGGATCGACTTCGATCTAGATATCCAATGACGCCATGCGCCAATTAGCGGAAATCTCCGAGAGGAAGATCGGAACTCGTACAGATTGAGGAGGCCGCATGAAGTAGATCGATGACCTGGCGCTCGAAGATTAGCAGGGCCAAACCACCTTTATTCAGGCGGAGCCAACAGCCCTCACGCCACCGGCCGGTTGTAGAGGAGAAGACGAAACTCGCCGACCACGCTGGTTATCCGGCGCTGAAATTGAGCGCACTGTCGAACAGTTGACCCAAAAGGCTTCCAACGCGCCTGCCCAGCATCCAGACGCGAGTGGCAGCCACCGCCCATTGGGCCCAGATCCAAAGAGGGCCACGTCATCGACCCCCGAGCGTGGTTGCGTCGCATTGCGCTGGTGTAGCGCTCCACTTGTCAACAACCGCCCATCCATCCGATGCGTGTAATGGCCATGTCCCGTCAGCCTAGATCGGCCCCAAAACAGGCTCGCTGCCGCCGCCACACGCCATCGCAGCAACGTTTCACATCGCGCCGCCGAGTGCCGTCCACGTCCGATCCACCATCGCCCAAGGCCGCCGCACCTCGTTTTCATCTCCACAAACCACCTCACACGTGCATCCCTCGCCGTGCATCTCCGCACAGATGCACCACAATTGCGTGTCTCCTCTGCCCTCCGCCTTCGGCGAGACGGGCGCCGCCGGTGTTGGTGGCGGCAGCGGCCAGGGGAATCAGGCTGGGGGAGGGCTTGGCTAGGGTTTGTTGGAACCTCCGGAGTCACCCGAGCGGAGGCGACCCGGGAGGTGCGGGAGGTTTCTTCAAGTTGATAGAAGTAGCGACATAAGTTGTCGAGATATTGGCTTCAGACTTATTGATATATTGCTTTGTAAGGTCTCGATGGCTGCATGCATGCATCGCCctgatgatgcagaggccgggggtcatcgtCCTTTTCGGAAAAAATGCTGTCTTGCATGCACCTCAAGGCTTTGTGGGAAAAAGAGAGCGCAGGAAACTGATAAATTCAGCTGTTGATATTTTGGCATTTTCATTTGTTGCAGTGTAGAGTTCTCCAAACTGGATAAATTTATATTGTAAAGCACTTCAAATCAGACTGGATAAATTTCATCCCTCGGCACGTTTGTGATGCTCACCAATCACCATGCTCGTCACTGTCTTGGTCAAGGCCGTGCGCCCCACGGTTGTCGTGCGACGGAGCTTCCACCAGCACGTGTTAGGCAGCCTCGGTCTCGGCCATGGCACCACTGGGCGCAGTCTCTATTCCTCGGTGCTGCAAGCCGCGAGCACAAACACGCCTCAGCCTTGCTGGTGCCCCACGTCTTTGAAATGCATGAAATACGATTAGCTAGGAGTACAGATGAGTGCTTGTGCATGGTGAGGAGAGATGCCGAAACAAGTAGTGCTGTCAACTTCCTGCCATGccaaatacttcctccgttcctaaatatttgtctttctagagattttaacaagtaactacatacagaataaaatgaatgaatctacactttaaaatatgtctatatacatccgtatgtggtaaccatttgaaatcctaaaaagacaaatatttaggaacggagggagtagtatatagcaGCCTGCTGAGCTGCTgaaatgcatgaaaaaacaagcagTTGCTTTTCATCCCTCTTACTGGTAGCATGGCCCTCCAAGAAGATCTAAAAAGAAAGTATGGCACCTCATATTGACATTAAGAAGCATCTCCTCCATCCATTACAAACACTTCATTACCATTACCACCTAaacactttttttttgcggggaataaATACAATATAATCGACATTGATATTCATGACTTCATGCACATTGCAAATGAAATTGGCTTCACATATACACATTCTAGTTTTTTTTAAATCACATATGAACAACATACACATGAATCATCCATTTAAGATGTGGGCATGCATATAAACTTACGTTTGGAAATTGACATATGAACCATCCATTTCAAATTGACTTTGAATCAAAAGGAAATGGAAATAACCTTCGACTACAATGGTGGGGGCGATGTTGCTTGGCTTTGCTGCGGGTATCGGGATCTGGAGGCATGGCAACGTGCTGCTGTGGCGTTTGGGATGGGCAGGCGATGAGGGACATCACTAGGGAGATATGGGGCATTACTGTACGGAGGTGGGTGTCAAAGTGTCGGTGCATGGCAGCAGATGCACGCCATCATCGTCATTGCAACAGGAAAGAGGCGGGCGTGGTAGGGCGAGGGTGTGAGCGGGAACGCCTACATGTAGGGTTTTAGGGACCTCCCTGTAATAGAGATTTCGGCAGGGCCTTGGAGTGTTTTGGAAGTGATCACCCAACCCTCAGTCTTCGATCACCTGACCTACATAGTGGACCTAGTCGGGAAAGTGACCAAAAGTAACCGATTTTGTTAGTTTGGGTTTTGTACAGTTTGATAGCCAAGGGACCAAAAGTTATCAACATGATGAATGGATGGACGAAAAAACATACTTTCTAGTAAAAGTCAAGGGGATAATTGAGACGATTTATCGACAAACTATAGTAAACAATCACAAAGGATTAGGTCTTGCAGAGTGATCGGAACATGAGAAACTTAATTATAACTAGACCTAGTGGGTGGATATTGATCATTCACCTTGAGCCCTCTGCTAAAACCGAAGGGGAGCATTCATCATGGATCTTGAGCTACAAGGATGCATGCACAAGGAGTTGAGGTAGCTAGCGGCCGTTCCACCAGTCATGTTTCATGTAACACCAATCGTTGAAGTCATCCAGCCCGTTCCTTGGTTTGAGGCGTACGTATCTCCTTGCTCAACATCTGCAGGCCGTCCACAGTCGTACACACCAGAGTAAATACCCCCCAAATTTTCACGAATCGCTTCATCCTCTccatcctccgccgccgcatcctaGTTAATAATCAAGCGACCCATCCATGAGAAACGACATGACAATGACATGATATAATAATTTATACAGTACGTAGTAAGCAAAGAACAAACCAGTAGACATCATTGGGCCTTGGCTGGACTTGCACCGAGAGCAGCTCCAGCAGCTGTTTGTTCTCTCTGCCGACACCGCAAGGGAGATTGTACTCGGTTGCCAAAGAAAAGCCCATGTTGTAAAGctcctctttcttctccttcatctCCGCCAAGCGGATCGCGAGAGGTTGCTTCCCCTCAGGGGCGGTGGCCTGCTTGCATGCATGCAGGGTGAAGAATATGAACGATGATGATCGACCACAAAATAGATAGATACAATCTTTCATCGCAGCACGACATTCAATCCAAGGTTGCACGCACGCTCGTGTCCGCGAAGAGCCGCCGTTGCGGATCCGAGAAGACGCGCCGCCCTTGCTCTTGAGTTCGTCGGAGCAGCATGCGACCGCCGAGccttagcgccgccgccgccgccgccatggctatTAATCCTAGCTAGTTTCGATTTCTAGTTTTCCGGATCGGATCGGGTTTGGTCTGCAACGACCCACCACGTATTATACCTTTCGTTCCTTTTTAGAAGAAACGTATTATTCCTTTGGAGTCCGCCACCACCGACGTGGCCTTCGTTTCCATCTCCACCACGAGCACGTTTTTTTTTTAGAACTACCACGAACACGTAGCGGCCTGCCGGCCTGGATCATTCAAATGAAGGAGGTCAAATTAAGAGAGACTGACGCTAAGCCCCAAGGCAAAGAATCGGCCCAGGATACCTGGAGCGGCCTAAGCCCAATCTAGAAAGTTCACTTGGTTGGGCCTGGACCATGAAGCATACTCGGTTGAGCTGAGTATGACACCTTTATGTCTAAAAAAAAAGAGTATGACACCTTTAGCGCCGGTTAGTGTTGTTTCGGTAGACAGCGCCCACGCCGGACCATGTACTCCGGAATTCATTGACGTTTGTAC
Proteins encoded in this window:
- the LOC123183525 gene encoding uncharacterized protein, producing MAAAAAALRLGGRMLLRRTQEQGRRVFSDPQRRLFADTSATAPEGKQPLAIRLAEMKEKKEELYNMGFSLATEYNLPCGVGRENKQLLELLSVQVQPRPNDVYWMRRRRMERMKRFVKIWGVFTLVCTTVDGLQMLSKEIRTPQTKERAG